The Pseudarthrobacter sp. NS4 genome includes a window with the following:
- a CDS encoding IclR family transcriptional regulator produces MSNVPVQGAQVVSRIAGLLRLVGRSADGMSLAGLVRESGLTRPTVHRLLSSLSSEGLLDHDAASGNWVLGPEILLMGSVASARFPLEDIARPSLRRLAEATGESAFFSIRRGTETVCLLREEGSFPVRSFVLHEGVRFPLGVASAGTAIMAFLPESEQEDLLDGWAAHAGTFAAGHTPELVRENLAQTRLRGYSVNPGLVLEGSWGMGAAVFDRSGRPAWALSLTGIEPRFRPDRQEELGGLLMAEAHRITQQLGGGDSGRPSR; encoded by the coding sequence ATGAGCAATGTTCCCGTTCAGGGCGCGCAGGTGGTCAGCCGGATTGCCGGGTTGTTGCGGCTGGTGGGGCGGAGCGCAGACGGGATGTCGCTTGCAGGCCTGGTGCGCGAGTCGGGCCTCACCCGGCCCACCGTTCACCGGCTGCTGTCCTCCCTGTCCTCCGAAGGCCTGCTGGACCATGACGCAGCAAGCGGCAACTGGGTGCTGGGACCGGAAATCCTCCTGATGGGTTCCGTGGCGTCCGCGCGGTTTCCCCTTGAGGACATCGCCCGGCCCAGCCTCCGCCGGCTAGCCGAAGCCACCGGCGAAAGCGCCTTCTTCTCCATCCGCCGCGGCACGGAAACCGTCTGCCTGCTGCGCGAGGAGGGAAGCTTCCCGGTCCGCTCCTTTGTGCTGCACGAAGGCGTCCGGTTTCCCCTGGGCGTGGCCTCCGCCGGGACAGCCATCATGGCATTCCTTCCGGAATCCGAGCAGGAGGATCTGCTGGACGGGTGGGCGGCACATGCCGGAACATTCGCTGCCGGCCATACCCCGGAGCTCGTCCGGGAGAACCTCGCGCAGACCCGACTTCGCGGATACTCGGTGAATCCCGGGCTGGTGCTGGAAGGAAGCTGGGGTATGGGTGCCGCCGTTTTCGACCGGTCAGGCCGGCCCGCGTGGGCACTGTCGCTGACCGGTATCGAGCCGCGCTTCCGGCCGGACCGGCAGGAAGAACTGGGCGGGTTGCTGATGGCCGAGGCCCACCGGATCACCCAGCAACTGGGCGGCGGTGACAGCGGCAGGCCGTCCCGCTGA
- the nadE gene encoding ammonia-dependent NAD(+) synthetase, which yields MRELQATIIEEMGVQPRIDPAGEVRKRVTFLKDYLKATQTKGFVLGISGGLDSSLAGKLAQLAVEELEAEGVEANFVAVRLPYGVQYDEEDAQAALDFIQAKTEWTFNISAAVDGFEDEFEKTVGSEISDFHKGNTKARTRMIAQYALAGEHNYLVVGTDHGAESVTGFFTKYGDGGADILPLFGLNKRQNRLLLAELGAPARVWEKVPTADLLDDKPGRTDEEELGLSYDQIDDYLEGRNVPEEVAELIEQKYLRTRHKRTVPVTIFDTWWQHQGPEEPRVGL from the coding sequence ATGCGCGAACTCCAGGCCACCATCATTGAAGAAATGGGCGTGCAGCCCCGGATCGACCCCGCAGGGGAGGTGCGCAAACGCGTCACGTTCCTCAAGGACTACCTCAAAGCCACGCAAACCAAGGGTTTTGTGCTGGGCATCTCCGGCGGCCTGGATTCGTCCCTCGCCGGGAAGCTTGCCCAGTTGGCGGTTGAAGAGCTCGAAGCCGAGGGTGTTGAAGCCAACTTCGTGGCGGTGCGGCTGCCCTATGGCGTCCAGTATGACGAGGAGGACGCCCAGGCGGCACTGGATTTCATCCAGGCGAAGACTGAGTGGACGTTCAACATCTCCGCCGCCGTGGATGGTTTCGAGGATGAGTTCGAAAAAACCGTGGGGAGCGAAATTTCCGACTTCCATAAGGGGAACACCAAGGCGCGCACCCGGATGATCGCCCAGTATGCCCTGGCCGGGGAGCACAACTACCTGGTGGTCGGCACGGACCACGGTGCGGAATCGGTGACCGGCTTCTTCACCAAGTACGGCGACGGCGGCGCGGACATCCTTCCATTGTTCGGCTTGAACAAGCGGCAAAACCGGCTACTGCTGGCAGAACTGGGCGCCCCGGCCCGGGTGTGGGAAAAAGTTCCCACCGCGGACCTGCTCGATGACAAGCCCGGCCGCACGGACGAGGAAGAACTGGGTCTCAGCTATGACCAGATCGATGATTACCTGGAGGGCCGCAACGTTCCGGAGGAAGTTGCGGAACTGATTGAACAGAAGTACCTGCGCACCCGGCACAAGCGCACCGTTCCCGTCACCATTTTCGACACCTGGTGGCAGCACCAGGGCCCGGAGGAACCGCGGGTGGGGCTGTAG
- the pyrE gene encoding orotate phosphoribosyltransferase, producing the protein MTSPSETAVDSAAARARLLELIKELAVVRGKVILSSGAEADYYIDLRRITLHHEASKLVGQVMLALADEAGIDFECAGGLTMGADPVGTAVMHAAADAGRAVDAFVVRKAQKSYGMGRQVEGPSVEGRKVLVLEDTSTTGGSALTAVEGVRKAGGNVVAVAVIVDRDTGAKEKIEAETGVPYLFAFGKDELGLS; encoded by the coding sequence ATGACTTCCCCCAGTGAGACTGCAGTAGACTCTGCAGCCGCCCGCGCCCGCCTGCTCGAACTGATCAAAGAACTCGCCGTGGTCCGCGGCAAAGTGATCCTCTCCAGCGGAGCCGAAGCGGACTACTACATCGACCTCCGCCGAATCACGCTGCACCACGAAGCGTCCAAGCTGGTGGGCCAGGTGATGCTGGCGCTTGCGGACGAGGCCGGCATCGACTTCGAGTGCGCGGGTGGCCTGACCATGGGCGCGGACCCCGTTGGCACTGCCGTAATGCACGCCGCCGCTGACGCGGGCCGGGCCGTTGACGCCTTCGTAGTCCGTAAGGCCCAGAAGTCCTACGGCATGGGGCGCCAGGTGGAAGGCCCGTCCGTGGAAGGCCGCAAGGTGCTTGTCCTGGAGGACACCTCCACCACCGGCGGCTCCGCCCTGACCGCGGTGGAAGGCGTCCGCAAGGCCGGCGGCAACGTGGTTGCGGTGGCCGTGATTGTGGACCGCGATACGGGCGCCAAGGAAAAGATCGAAGCCGAAACGGGCGTTCCCTATCTGTTCGCGTTCGGCAAGGACGAGCTGGGGCTCTCCTAG
- a CDS encoding GAF and ANTAR domain-containing protein yields the protein MLTPETPLSATDQVQNLILESADFEDFLNELARFSAHQMAGDGEDALCGITLLRDRKAATIGWSSDSAREVDEIQYSLSQGPCLTAAKEEREVHVPDLFEENRWGPDYANAVASHGLRSVLSLPFDLQGEAKAALNLYSDVPRKFTEQATTRARGYTREISQALRLAVRFSLHSDSAANLRATLESRTTIDIAVGIVMAQNRCSQEAAVRILTEASSNSNTKLRDIARSLVDSVGGAAARTHYQEPGKMESDQTA from the coding sequence ATGCTCACCCCAGAAACGCCTTTGAGCGCCACGGACCAGGTCCAGAACCTGATCCTGGAAAGCGCTGATTTCGAGGACTTCCTCAACGAGCTTGCACGCTTCTCGGCACACCAGATGGCCGGCGACGGAGAGGATGCCCTCTGCGGCATCACACTGCTCCGCGACCGCAAGGCCGCCACCATCGGCTGGAGCAGCGATTCCGCCCGTGAAGTGGACGAGATCCAGTACTCGCTATCCCAGGGGCCCTGCCTAACGGCAGCGAAGGAAGAACGCGAAGTCCACGTTCCGGACCTGTTCGAGGAGAACCGCTGGGGTCCCGACTACGCCAACGCAGTGGCCTCGCACGGCCTTCGGTCGGTGCTGTCGCTGCCTTTTGACCTGCAGGGCGAGGCGAAGGCCGCGCTGAACCTCTACTCGGACGTCCCGCGCAAGTTTACTGAACAGGCCACCACGCGGGCACGGGGCTACACCCGGGAAATCTCGCAGGCCCTGCGGCTGGCGGTGCGGTTCTCGCTTCACTCGGACAGTGCTGCAAACCTCCGTGCCACGCTGGAGTCCCGGACCACCATCGACATTGCCGTGGGCATTGTCATGGCCCAGAACCGGTGCAGCCAGGAGGCTGCAGTCCGCATCCTCACTGAGGCATCCAGCAACAGCAATACCAAGCTGCGGGATATTGCCAGGTCGTTGGTGGATTCGGTTGGCGGTGCAGCCGCGCGCACGCATTATCAGGAACCCGGCAAGATGGAGTCCGACCAGACGGCCTAG
- a CDS encoding alpha/beta fold hydrolase, with the protein MPYEGEVNPQGRRGASAARLLAEAAALKQFSRRGFLTGAGASGLLAADMLLTREVQSQRRTNRILAVPDEFADAYYPDASWFLFPGYKTSWEEAQWILNSLRGALNKRARLAAVGYSNQGLDIDSLVITLIEYVRAENLTKLFFYGHSFGGMVATQVAARLLEIHGVEVEFIVLDSSPYSKHDVLDQSWFDGVVFLYERGFRFPSALRGGYELGERVIHKDERSWRQIMDQTLEQLSPIAPSSVLIQAESAYIYYFEGARFAGKLGSAKMAYIGNPRDRTVRYQTAVEAWAVAFKDNMVSTDLQTTGAAPAHASPGWNPNIYRPILEELLDGFFPLPRGGSRVTVF; encoded by the coding sequence GTGCCGTATGAGGGGGAAGTAAATCCGCAGGGCCGGCGCGGGGCTTCCGCTGCCCGGCTGCTGGCGGAAGCCGCTGCCCTGAAACAGTTCTCCCGGCGCGGTTTCCTCACAGGGGCCGGCGCCTCAGGCTTGCTGGCCGCGGACATGCTGCTCACCCGGGAGGTTCAGTCGCAGCGCCGGACCAACCGGATCCTCGCGGTCCCGGACGAGTTTGCCGACGCCTACTACCCGGACGCCAGCTGGTTCCTTTTCCCCGGCTACAAGACCAGTTGGGAAGAGGCGCAGTGGATCCTGAACTCCCTGCGCGGTGCGCTTAACAAGCGGGCCCGGCTGGCCGCCGTCGGGTACTCCAACCAGGGGCTGGACATTGACAGCCTCGTGATCACCCTGATCGAGTACGTCCGTGCCGAGAACCTCACCAAGCTGTTCTTCTACGGACACAGCTTCGGCGGCATGGTGGCGACCCAGGTGGCCGCCAGGCTCCTGGAAATCCATGGTGTGGAGGTCGAGTTCATCGTGCTCGACTCCAGCCCGTACAGCAAGCACGACGTCCTTGACCAAAGCTGGTTCGACGGCGTGGTGTTCCTTTACGAGCGGGGCTTCCGTTTCCCGTCCGCCCTGCGCGGCGGCTACGAGCTGGGCGAACGGGTCATCCACAAGGATGAACGCAGCTGGCGGCAGATCATGGACCAGACGCTGGAACAGCTGTCACCGATCGCGCCGTCCAGCGTGCTCATCCAGGCGGAATCCGCCTATATCTACTATTTCGAGGGTGCCCGATTTGCCGGCAAGCTCGGCAGCGCCAAGATGGCGTACATCGGCAACCCCCGGGACCGGACCGTGCGCTACCAAACTGCGGTCGAAGCGTGGGCGGTGGCATTCAAGGACAACATGGTGTCCACTGACCTGCAGACCACAGGTGCCGCCCCCGCACACGCCAGCCCGGGCTGGAACCCGAACATCTACCGGCCCATCCTGGAAGAGCTGCTGGACGGGTTCTTCCCGCTTCCCCGCGGCGGGTCCAGGGTGACCGTGTTCTAG
- a CDS encoding HAD-IIA family hydrolase, which produces MAEADKVKGNPAVYRSGQDIECWLTDMDGVLVHENQAVPGAAELIQRWVDTSKRFLVLTNNSIFTPRDLAARLRASGLEVPEENIWTSALATAQFLKDQVQGSGSGNRAYTIGEAGLTTALHEAGFILTDQDPDFVVLGETRTYSFEAITTAIRLILAGARFIATNPDATGPSKDGPLPATGAIAALITKATDREPYVVGKPNPMMFRSAMNQIDAHSETTAMIGDRMDTDIVAGMEAGLHTVLVLTGITQREDIAAFPFRPNQVLTSVADLKNQI; this is translated from the coding sequence GTGGCAGAAGCGGACAAGGTCAAGGGAAACCCGGCGGTTTACCGCAGCGGCCAGGACATCGAGTGCTGGCTGACGGACATGGACGGCGTGCTGGTCCACGAGAACCAGGCCGTGCCGGGTGCCGCGGAGCTCATCCAGCGGTGGGTGGACACGTCCAAGCGCTTCCTGGTGCTCACCAACAATTCCATCTTCACTCCCCGCGACCTTGCCGCCCGGCTCCGGGCTTCGGGACTCGAAGTACCCGAGGAGAACATCTGGACGTCCGCGCTGGCTACCGCCCAGTTCCTGAAGGACCAGGTGCAGGGTTCCGGCTCGGGCAACCGCGCCTACACGATCGGTGAAGCAGGGCTGACGACGGCGCTGCATGAGGCCGGCTTCATCCTCACCGACCAGGACCCGGACTTTGTGGTGCTGGGCGAGACCCGCACGTATTCCTTTGAGGCCATCACCACCGCCATCCGGCTTATCCTGGCCGGCGCCCGCTTCATCGCCACCAATCCGGACGCCACCGGTCCTTCCAAGGACGGCCCCCTGCCTGCCACCGGCGCGATCGCCGCGCTGATCACCAAGGCCACGGACCGCGAGCCCTACGTGGTGGGTAAACCGAACCCCATGATGTTCCGGTCGGCCATGAACCAGATTGATGCGCATTCCGAGACCACCGCCATGATCGGCGACCGGATGGACACGGACATCGTCGCCGGTATGGAGGCAGGGCTGCACACGGTCCTGGTCCTGACCGGCATTACCCAGCGCGAGGACATCGCGGCCTTCCCGTTCCGGCCCAACCAGGTCCTGACCTCCGTGGCGGACCTGAAGAACCAGATCTAG
- a CDS encoding TrmH family RNA methyltransferase produces the protein MTDQPNPVPGEAPEEPAEPKPEVGVGPWEGELPEGDHWDPDLLADGDRRNVLDRYRYWKHEAIVAELDSRRHNFHVAIENWQHDLNIGTVVRTANAFLAKEVHIIGRRRWNRRGAMVTDRYQHVRHHPTVADFVAWAQGEGLAIIGIDIFPDSVPLETYELPRDCVLVFGQEGPGLSPEVHDAAVTTLSIEQFGSTRSINAASAAAIAMHAWVRRHVFNQHV, from the coding sequence ATGACAGACCAGCCAAACCCAGTACCCGGGGAGGCGCCAGAGGAGCCGGCAGAGCCTAAACCGGAAGTCGGCGTCGGGCCCTGGGAAGGTGAACTGCCGGAAGGTGACCACTGGGACCCCGATCTCCTGGCCGACGGAGACCGGCGCAATGTCCTGGACCGGTACCGCTACTGGAAACACGAGGCGATCGTGGCGGAGCTGGACTCCAGGCGCCACAACTTCCATGTCGCGATCGAAAACTGGCAGCACGACCTCAACATCGGAACGGTGGTGCGCACAGCCAACGCGTTCCTCGCCAAAGAGGTGCACATCATTGGGCGACGGCGGTGGAACCGGCGCGGGGCCATGGTCACCGACCGGTACCAGCACGTCCGGCACCACCCCACGGTTGCGGACTTCGTGGCCTGGGCGCAGGGGGAGGGGTTGGCCATCATCGGGATCGACATCTTCCCGGACTCGGTTCCGCTGGAGACGTATGAGCTGCCCAGGGACTGCGTGCTGGTATTCGGCCAGGAAGGCCCCGGGCTGAGCCCGGAAGTCCATGACGCTGCAGTCACCACCCTGTCCATAGAGCAGTTCGGCTCCACCCGGTCCATCAATGCCGCCTCGGCGGCGGCAATCGCCATGCATGCCTGGGTGCGCCGGCACGTTTTCAACCAGCACGTGTAG
- the fbaA gene encoding class II fructose-bisphosphate aldolase: MPIATPEIYSEMIDRAKAGGFAFPAVNVTSSQTLNAALRGFAEAESDGIVQVSTGGAAYWSGASTKDMVAGSLGFAAFAREVAKNYNVNIALHTDHCPKDKLDGFVLPLLAASEAEVKAGRNPLFNSHMWDGSAETLQENLRIARELLERTAAAKMILEVEIGTVGGEEDGVENEINEKLYTTVEDALATIEALGSGENGRYITALTFGNVHGVYKPGGVKLRPEILKDIQAQVGAKIGKDSPFDLVFHGGSGSSDQEIADAVSYGTIKMNIDTDTQYAYTRPVADHMFRNYDGVLKVDGEVGNKKTYDPRVWGASAEAGLAARVVEATKQLGSAGKTF, translated from the coding sequence ATGCCCATTGCAACCCCAGAGATCTACTCCGAGATGATCGACCGCGCGAAGGCAGGCGGCTTCGCGTTCCCGGCCGTGAACGTGACGTCCTCGCAGACGCTGAATGCCGCGCTCCGCGGGTTCGCCGAAGCTGAGTCCGACGGCATCGTCCAGGTCTCCACCGGCGGTGCCGCGTACTGGTCCGGCGCCTCCACCAAGGACATGGTTGCAGGTTCCCTCGGCTTCGCTGCGTTCGCCCGCGAAGTGGCCAAGAACTACAACGTCAACATTGCCCTGCACACGGACCACTGCCCCAAGGACAAGCTGGACGGTTTCGTCCTGCCCCTCCTGGCCGCTTCCGAGGCCGAGGTCAAGGCCGGCCGCAACCCGCTGTTCAACTCCCACATGTGGGACGGCTCCGCGGAGACGCTGCAGGAAAACCTGCGCATCGCCCGCGAACTGCTGGAGCGTACCGCTGCCGCCAAGATGATCCTCGAGGTTGAAATCGGCACCGTGGGCGGCGAGGAAGACGGCGTTGAGAACGAGATCAACGAAAAGCTCTACACCACCGTCGAGGACGCCCTGGCCACCATTGAGGCACTGGGCTCCGGCGAGAACGGCCGCTACATCACCGCACTGACCTTCGGCAACGTCCATGGCGTCTACAAGCCCGGCGGCGTCAAGCTCCGCCCGGAGATCCTCAAGGACATCCAGGCGCAGGTGGGTGCCAAGATCGGCAAGGACAGCCCGTTCGACCTCGTGTTCCACGGCGGCTCCGGCTCCTCGGACCAGGAAATCGCCGACGCCGTCTCCTACGGCACCATCAAGATGAACATCGACACCGACACCCAGTACGCCTACACGCGTCCGGTTGCCGACCACATGTTCCGCAACTACGACGGCGTCCTGAAGGTCGACGGCGAAGTGGGCAACAAGAAGACCTACGATCCCCGCGTCTGGGGCGCGTCCGCCGAAGCCGGCCTCGCCGCCCGCGTTGTCGAGGCCACCAAGCAGCTCGGCTCGGCCGGAAAGACCTTCTAG
- a CDS encoding DUF3151 domain-containing protein translates to MSDEFRRNLMGPEPTLLPAETDVYQQLEAGQEALDLVEKHPTSSLLWAVLAEEAWADGRTIDSYAYSRVGYHRGLDSLRRNGWRGVGPIPWEHEPNRGFLRALYSLGRAAAAIGEAEEPERIEKFLNDSDPTAKAAIEAKL, encoded by the coding sequence ATGTCCGACGAGTTCCGCAGGAACCTGATGGGCCCCGAGCCCACGCTCCTGCCTGCCGAGACTGATGTCTACCAGCAGCTGGAAGCGGGGCAGGAAGCCCTGGACCTCGTGGAAAAGCACCCTACATCCTCGCTGTTGTGGGCCGTGCTGGCGGAAGAGGCCTGGGCTGACGGGCGCACCATCGATTCCTACGCCTACTCACGCGTGGGCTACCACCGCGGCCTGGACTCCTTGCGCCGCAACGGTTGGCGCGGCGTCGGCCCCATCCCGTGGGAGCACGAGCCCAACCGCGGTTTCCTGCGGGCGCTGTACTCGCTCGGCCGGGCAGCTGCGGCCATCGGTGAGGCGGAGGAGCCGGAGCGGATCGAGAAGTTCCTGAACGATTCGGACCCGACCGCCAAGGCAGCCATCGAAGCGAAGCTGTAA
- a CDS encoding uracil-DNA glycosylase → MTALAPESFHEQLLSRRYEPNVAAVNELCDSLQDAKPGTVVPYVDPMHDVDECRIISLYSNIGEADKSGFITAGDHDAATRMLGIQWKLGLRPEFVMPWNVHPWHVPGDVNGKFTPDQIQAGLKPLLKFLALVPRASVIVAHGTEANRLANLLLKTEVPLLWRRGLKTYKVRSLSGRAFAGSPARQEEYLEDMRVAYADAMARTGLQKA, encoded by the coding sequence ATGACAGCCCTGGCACCCGAATCTTTCCATGAGCAGCTCCTGAGCCGCCGATACGAACCCAACGTCGCCGCCGTCAACGAACTGTGCGATTCCCTGCAGGACGCCAAGCCCGGCACGGTGGTGCCCTACGTCGACCCCATGCATGATGTGGACGAGTGCCGCATCATCAGCCTGTACTCAAACATCGGCGAGGCCGACAAATCCGGCTTCATCACTGCCGGGGACCACGACGCAGCCACCCGGATGCTCGGTATCCAGTGGAAGCTGGGCCTGCGCCCCGAGTTTGTGATGCCGTGGAACGTGCACCCGTGGCACGTCCCGGGCGACGTCAACGGGAAGTTCACCCCGGACCAGATCCAGGCTGGCCTCAAGCCGTTGCTTAAGTTCCTGGCGCTGGTCCCCCGCGCCTCCGTGATCGTGGCCCACGGCACCGAAGCCAACCGCCTCGCAAACCTTCTGCTGAAGACCGAGGTGCCGCTGCTCTGGCGCCGCGGGCTGAAGACCTACAAGGTGCGCTCACTGAGCGGCCGGGCTTTCGCCGGTTCCCCGGCACGCCAGGAGGAGTACCTCGAAGACATGCGCGTGGCCTACGCCGACGCCATGGCCCGCACGGGGTTGCAGAAGGCATAG
- a CDS encoding cobalamin-independent methionine synthase II family protein yields the protein MSLNTDHIRVTHAGSLPRTPELIAANAAKESEGITPAFLELLEASVADVVKRQKDLGVDIPNDGEYGHSMSNSVDYGAWWNYSFARLGGLEPTDVDRWKDATVHRSSPGHIVLTSFPDRRDRLAFNDAYTDPSSGILAHRKSVTQPKITGPLTYTGQDLVASDISNLKKGLAAAGLTEGFVASLSPGSCARVANEYYKSDEELLYACADVMREEYKAIIDAGLTVQLDDPSLAESWDQINPEPSLEDYLRFIQLRVEATNWALRDLPQEQIRLHVCWGSWHGPHTTDIPFGDIVESVLQVNAGGYSFEAANVRHEHEWRVWEDTRLPEGKVIIPGVVSHATNVVEHPDLVADRIVRFAEVVGRENVIASTDCGLGGRVHPQIAIAKLEALGEGARRATKRLW from the coding sequence ATGTCCCTCAACACTGACCATATCCGCGTCACCCACGCCGGTTCTTTGCCCCGCACCCCGGAACTGATCGCCGCCAATGCCGCTAAGGAATCAGAAGGCATCACGCCTGCGTTCCTGGAACTTCTCGAAGCTTCAGTTGCCGATGTCGTCAAGCGGCAGAAGGACCTCGGAGTGGATATTCCGAACGACGGCGAATACGGGCACAGCATGTCCAATTCGGTCGACTACGGCGCGTGGTGGAACTACTCCTTCGCCCGGCTGGGGGGTCTGGAGCCCACTGACGTGGACCGCTGGAAGGATGCCACAGTCCATCGGTCTTCCCCCGGGCATATCGTGCTCACCTCGTTCCCGGACCGACGGGACCGGCTGGCGTTCAATGACGCCTATACCGATCCGTCGTCCGGGATCCTGGCACACCGCAAGAGCGTTACCCAGCCCAAGATCACGGGTCCCCTCACCTATACGGGGCAGGACCTGGTGGCCTCGGACATCTCCAACCTCAAGAAGGGCCTGGCAGCCGCCGGACTTACGGAGGGCTTTGTGGCGTCCCTTTCGCCTGGTTCCTGTGCCCGGGTCGCCAATGAGTACTACAAGTCCGATGAGGAACTGCTCTACGCGTGTGCTGACGTCATGCGGGAGGAGTACAAGGCCATCATCGACGCCGGTTTGACGGTTCAGCTCGACGACCCCTCACTCGCTGAAAGCTGGGACCAGATTAATCCTGAGCCGTCCCTGGAGGACTACCTCAGGTTCATCCAACTGCGGGTTGAGGCAACAAACTGGGCCTTGCGGGACCTGCCTCAGGAACAGATCCGCCTGCACGTCTGCTGGGGATCCTGGCATGGACCGCACACCACTGACATCCCGTTCGGGGACATTGTTGAATCGGTCCTGCAGGTCAACGCCGGCGGGTATTCCTTTGAAGCGGCAAACGTCCGCCACGAACATGAGTGGCGGGTCTGGGAAGACACCAGGCTCCCCGAGGGCAAGGTCATCATCCCGGGCGTCGTTTCCCACGCCACCAATGTGGTGGAGCACCCGGACCTGGTGGCGGACCGCATCGTCCGTTTCGCGGAGGTAGTGGGCCGCGAGAACGTCATTGCCTCCACGGACTGCGGCCTGGGCGGGCGCGTCCACCCGCAGATCGCCATCGCCAAGCTGGAAGCACTGGGCGAAGGCGCCCGCCGGGCCACAAAGCGCCTCTGGTAG